In a genomic window of Phaenicophaeus curvirostris isolate KB17595 chromosome Z, BPBGC_Pcur_1.0, whole genome shotgun sequence:
- the RXFP3 gene encoding relaxin-3 receptor 1 yields the protein MGEPCEPAAGMKGAAGGEPWDAPLGLLEGAPMGNRSNVSFLQLFRNVNLERADGMQGDSSDVVRIVISLVYSVVCALGLVGNLLVLYLMKSKQGWRKSSINLFVTSLAVTDFQFVLTLPFWAVENALDFNWLFGKAMCKIVSYVTAMNMYASVFFLTAMSVARYRSVASALKNQRRGDPLGGCCSAKWLCALIWLSAILASLPHAIFSTTATVFDDVLCLVKFPEGRGNNAQFWLGLYHIQKVLLGFVVPLVVISLCYLLLVRFISDKHVGSTCSGPSTKRRSKVTKSVSIVVLSFFLCWLPNQALTTWGILIKLNVVHFSTEYFLSQVYLFPISVCLAHSNSCLNPIFYCLMRREFRKALKNLLWRITSPSLTTMRPFTDTTKPEQEEQALHALVPVHPVPASSPAAAVQPEMIYYPPGVVMYSSRYDLLPAGSAEQRY from the coding sequence CCGGCCGCCGGCATGAAGGGAGCGGCGGGCGGGGAGCCCTGGGACGCGCCGCTGGGTTTGCTGGAGGGCGCCCCGATGGGCAACCGGAGCAACGTGTCCTTCCTGCAGCTCTTCAGGAACGTCAACCTGGAGCGAGCCGACGGGATGCAGGGCGACAGCTCCGACGTGGTGCGGATCGTCATCTCGCTGGTGTACTCCGTGGTGTGCGCCCTGGGGCTGGTGGGCAACCTGCTGGTGCTCTACCTGatgaaaagcaagcaaggcTGGAGAAAGTCCTCCATCAACCTCTTCGTGACCAGCCTGGCGGTGACCGACTTCCAGTTCGTGCTGACTTTGCCGTTCTGGGCAGTGGAGAATGCGCTGGACTTCAACTGGCTCTTCGGCAAGGCGATGTGTAAGATTGTCTCGTATGTGACAGCCATGAATATGTACGCCAGTGTCTTCTTCCTCACTGCCATGAGTGTGGCTCGATACCGCTCTGTGGCTTCAGCCCTGAAGAATCAGCGACGAGGTGACCCGCTGGgtggctgctgctctgccaaGTGGCTTTGTGCGCTCATCTGGCTGTCGGCTATCTTGGCTTCCCTGCCTCATGCCATTTTTTCCACCACTGCCACCGTCTTTGATGACGTGCTCTGCCTTGTCAAGTTCCCTGAGGGACGAGGCAACAATGCCCAGTTCTGGCTGGGTCTGTACCACATCCAGAAAGTGCTTCTGGGCTTTGTTGTGCCGCTGGTCGTTATCAGCCTCTGCTACTTGCTCCTGGTGCGCTTCATCAGTGACAAGCATGTTGGCAGCACCTGCAGTGGCCCCAGCACCAAGCGCCGCTCCAAAGTGACTAAGTCAGTGTCCATTGTGGTGCTGTCTTTCTTCTTGTGCTGGCTGCCTAACCAAGCGCTCACAACATGGGGCATCCTCATCAAACTCAACGTGGTTCACTTCAGCACTGAGTACTTCCTCTCCCAAGTGTACCTGTTCCCCATCAGCGTATGCCTGGCACACTCCAACAGCTGCCTCAATCCCATCTTCTACTGCCTCATGCGCAGGGAGTTCCGCAAGGCACTGAAGAACCTCCTCTGGAGAATCACCTCGCCTTCCCTCACCACCATGCGCCCTTTCACCGACACCACCAAGCCCGAGCAGGAGGAACAAGCCCTGCACGCCTTGGTGCCTGttcaccctgtccctgcttctTCCCCGGCTGCAGCGGTCCAGCCGGAGATGATATACTACCCCCCTGGAGTGGTGATGTACAGCAGCCGCTATGACCTCCTACCCGCTGGCTCCGCAGAGCAGCGCTACTGA
- the SLC45A2 gene encoding membrane-associated transporter protein, with the protein MTLTKESFNGDLPPACEVAKSNIGSSGEKEALLHSVTRTGAVVLRKRAVGRIIMHSMAMFGREFCYAVEAAFVTPVLLSVGLPRNLYSLVWLISPILGFVLQPVVGSASDHCTCSWGRRRPYILGLGIIMLLGMALYLNGDVMISAFIKERDNQRTWAIVVTMLGVVLFDFAADFIDGPIKAYLFDVCSHQDKEKGLHYHALLTGLGGALGYLTGAMDWGKTVLGHSLASEFQVIFFFAALVFLICLIIHLRSIPEVPLRYENEETDILLEVTKSYKYSSIEEEIKNGCLKSTCTEIKTAAKPKKCAVTSRVGDQKRMTLKSLMKTLLSMPSHYRCLCVSHLFGWMAFLSNMLFFTDFMGQVVYQGSPYAPHNSTLYITYRKGVEMGCWGLCINAVFSSVYSYMQKILLPYVGLKGLYFIGYLLFGLGTGLIGLFPNVYSTLALCSLFGVMSSTLYTVPFHLIAEYHREEESLKLQEGEEAGEHERGKGVDCAALTCMVQLAQIILGVGLGLLVSVAGSAVTVISASTVALIGCCFVAFCVRYVE; encoded by the exons ATGACCTTAACAAAAGAGAGTTTTAACGGGGATCTTCCACCTGCTTGTGAGGTGGCCAAGTCCAACATAGGCAGCAGCGGAGAGAAAGAGGCTTTGCTGCACTCTGTGACAAGGACTGGAGCAGTGGTGCTGAGGAAGCGAGCGGTGGGAAGGATCATCATGCACAGCATGGCAATGTTCGGCCGGGAATTCTGCTATGCCGTGGAGGCTGCCTTTGTCACGCCGGTGCTGCTCAGTGTAGGGCTGCCCAGGAATCTCTACAGCCTGGTGTGGCTCATCAGCCCTATCCTGGGCTTCGTGCTGCAGCCCGTGGTAGGTTCAGCCAGTGATCACTGCACCTGTAGCTGGGGCAGGAGGCGACCGTACATTCTGGGTCTGGGCATCATAATGCTGTTAGGCATGGCTCTGTACCTCAATGGGGACGTGATGATCTCAG CTTTCATCAAAGAGAGAGACAATCAGCGCACTTGGGCAATAGTCGTTACCATGCTGGGAGTAGTGCTTTTTGATTTTGCAGCTGATTTTATTGATGGCCCCATCAAAGCATATTTATTTGATGTCTGCTCTCATCAGGATAAAGAGAAGGGTCTGCATTACCACGCCCTCCTTACAG GTTTGGGAGGAGCCCTGGGTTACCTGACAGGCGCTATGGATTGGGGTAAAACTGTACTAGGACATTCCTTGGCATCAGAATTCCAGGTGATTTTCTTCTTCGCAGCCTTGGTTTTCCTAATCTGCCTTATCATACATCTGCGCAGTATTCCTGAAGTCCCACTCAGATATGAAAACGAAGAGACAGACATCTTGTTGGAAGTGACTAAATCCTATAAATATAGCTCCATAGAGGAGGAAATCAAGAATGGTTGCTTAAAATCAACGTGTACTGAAATAAAGACTGCAGCCAAACCAAAGAAATGCGCTGTTACATCACGTGTGGGG GATCAAAAACGGATGACCCTTAAATCACTCATGAAAACACTTTTAAGCATGCCATCCCACTACCGCTGTCTGTGTGTAAGCCACCTTTTTGGATGGATGGCTTTCCTGTCCAACATGCTCTTCTTCACGGACTTCATGGGACAg GTTGTATACCAGGGTAGTCCTTATGCACCTCATAACTCCACACTTTACATTACCTACAGAAAAGGAGTAGAGATGGGATGCTGGGGCCTCTGCATCAATGCAGTTTTTTCATCAGTCTATTCTT ACATGCAGAAAATTCTTCTACCATACGTAGGATTAAAGGGACTTTATTTCATCGGATACCTACTTTTTGGATTGGGTACTGGGTTAATTGGTTTGTTTCCCAATGTCTATTCCACTCTGGCTCTATGTTCCCTCTTTGGTGTCATGTCCAGTACGCTGTATACAGTGCCATTCCACCTCATTGCAGAGTATCACAGGGAAGAAGAG AGCCTGAAGCTGCAGGAAGgtgaagaagctggagaacaTGAGCGAGGGAAGGGCGTTGACTGTGCCGCTCTCACCTGCATGGTCCAGCTGGCCCAGATCATTCTCGGTGTGGGCCTGGGGCTCTTGGTTAGTGTTGCTGGCAGTGCAGTCACTGTGATTTCTGCATCTACAGTCGCACTAATCGGCTgctgctttgttgctttttgtgTTCGATACGTGGAGTAG